In one Nicotiana sylvestris chromosome 8, ASM39365v2, whole genome shotgun sequence genomic region, the following are encoded:
- the LOC138875459 gene encoding uncharacterized protein yields the protein MGRKSCARRWWRFGQYHSSKEVAAESVASAMSGPSFSLFSDSQSPLSRNPSSSHIENTTENVELEGGKGKNISVASVDETPYLSLPDTNSESVIGDVPVTDKGKGKVVEDSELRGSRRESVPETETQPVDVDCSDDSQLKKRKTGVAPKKIKLMFCLRFKKMVADSLVLFALDDFVRDLVFRPVDSGREKQVWKEWDRCWDFLVPIDLDYKPKVDWDTNCHVIHQLKANLSKRQLRLFKKTCFGYFLDLPPVIVQIRVMHHLLMREVHHEVKNEMRFVVNDSRLRFGLGEFALVTGLKCKGGTSIESIAENRLISKYFGTASVTFAQLADCFKKKKWETDDDALKIAVLYFVNSFLFSQLKTKAISRSYIDLVESGDFNNYPWGIDVYKATIDSCSNKFQDKPSFYRLGGFPLALQTWLYECCPSLDGHFADHLGNNKLPRILKWAVMGQIPNERVALQMCSLQRKQLKNITPTDDEKKQFDVRGLSFEIEVECTDSQPSQPDSFQVFGTQLPKTQSMPESTGGDSQPTNAEVMKELQALKLFVENKFEEVLAAIGRQSVKPEKNSAHKQQDDDLRSAPFVNEHDFGLDSNFELSASAIDQITAITQQATYKQSSHDVKKSGPAPLPSGIPVQTRADVVIESNTAPQACRVDGVGQVDVRGSNVNLPSAPCRHGGDLHLDSDFEYTDSQLDLIATITQGGRRNVNQSGNDLTTRAVNKSKPDQSVSRNIVQIQTDVETTPVVLTRKRRPAAVKQSPYRNDWQSGISAVGGSSKVIKGRFPFVNDISETVDFKLTTAFSNFVEANMQLGEEVYLPGDQKLEPCFDFEVEQIDDKTFFHTLNYSGRPLSSSHLNIIFYYLRKKAKYGINMSIKVTTTDTLFNNIIQRVFTEFVKGGKQDHLIDRSDDIMEYMKGFRMHCNTPWHQSKAQKSYSESGKGLCCVDPLFLVSIEFYNQRSDIVVENGLHMGKKLTDPFDIELITNLPTQQNSDCGVYVACFAEYIIEDLPIPVANFDVDGLRARFGILLWHYGRNKQLHGESSESEAPVAPKKTRGKKRKK from the exons ATGGGTCGGAAGAGTTGTGCGCGTAGATGGTGGCGCTTTGGACAATATCATTCTTCAAAAGAAGTAGCTGCTGAATCTGTTGCCTCAGCCATGTCTGGGCctagtttttccttattttctgatTCTCAGTCTCCACTTAGTCGTAACCCTAGCAGTAGTCATATTGAAAACACAACTGAAAATGTAGAATTAGAGGGTGGAAAAGGCAAAAATATTAGTGTCGCGTCAGTCGATGAAACTCCCTACCTGTCATTACCCGACACAAATTCCGAATCAGTCATAGGAGATGTTCCAGTGACTGATaagggaaaaggtaaagttgttgAGGATTCTGAGTTACGGGGAAGCCGGCGTGAATCCGTGCCTGAAACAGAGACTCAACCAGTAGATGTTGATTGTAGCGATGATTCTCAGTTAAAGAAGAGAAAAACTGGTGTCGCACCCAAGAAA ATTAAATTAATGTTCTGCTTGAGGTTTAAAAAAATGGTCGCTGATTCACTAGTGCT CTTTGCATTAGATGATTTTGTACGTGATCTAGTGTTTAGGCCAGTTGATAGTGGTAGGGAGAAGCAAGTATGGAAGGAATGGGACCGT TGTTGGGATTTCCTTGTACCTATTGACTTAGATTATAAACCAAAGGTTGATTGGGATACCAATTGCCACgttattcatcaattgaaagcGAATTTATCAAAGCGGCAACTTCGACTGTTTAAGAAAACATGCTTTGGCTATTTTTTGGATCTGCCACCAGTGATTGTGCAGATTCGTGTTATGCACCATTTGCTTATGAGAGAAGTACATCATGAGGTTAAAAATGAGATGCGGTTTGTAGTGAATGATTCTAGGTTGCGGTTTGGCTTGGGTGAATTTGCACTTGTTACTGGGTTGAAATGTAAGGGTGGTACAAGTATAGAGAGCATAGCAGAGAAtaggttgatttcaaaatattttgggacTGCATCCGTGACATTTGCCCAACTAGCAGACTGttttaagaagaagaaatgggaaaCGGATGATGATGCGTTGAAGATAGCAGTTCTGTATTTTGTCAACAGCTTCTTATTTTCTCAACTCAAAACAAAGGCTATTTCACGGTCTTACATTGACTTGGTTGAGTCTGGTGATTTTAATAATTATCCCTGGGGTATAGATGTTTATAAAGCTACAATTGACTCGTGTTCCAACAAGTTTCAAGATAAGCCTTCTTTTTATAGACTTGGTGGCTTCCCGTTGGCTTTACAGACTTGGTTGTATGAATGTTGCCCAAGTTTGGATGGTCACTTTGCTGATCATCTTGGAAACAACAAACTTCCACGAATTTTGAAATGGGCAGTCATGGGTCAAATCCCGAATGAGCGAGTTGCTTTGCAAATGTGTAGCTTGCAACGCAAACAG CTAAAGAACATCACCCCAACTGATGATGAGAAGAAACAATTTGATGTGCGTGGTCTAAGCTTTGAAATTGAAGTTGAGTGCACTGACAGCCAACCCAGCCAGCCCGATAGCTTTCAGGTTTTTGGCACTCAATTACCAAAGACACAAAGTATGCCTGAAAGTACTGGAGGTGATTCCCAACCTACCAATGCTGAGGTAATGAAGGAGTTACAAGCTTTGAAGCTTTTTGTAGAGAACAAGTTTGAGGAGGTGCTTGCAGCTATTGGTAGGCAgtcagtgaaaccagagaaaaaTTCAGCG CACAAGCAACAGGATGATGATTTGCGTTCTG CCCCCTTCGTAAATGAGCATGATTTTGGCTTGGATTCTAACTTTGAACTATCTGCATCTGCAATTGATCAAATCACCGCTATTACACAACAAGCAACATATAAGCAGTCATCTCATGATGTTAAAAAGTCGGGTCCTGCTCCGCTGCCATCAGGAATCCCTGTACAGACACGAGCAGATGTTGTTATTGAGTCTAATACTGCTCCACAGG CATGTCGGGTTGATGGTGTTGGTCAAGTGGATGTTCGTGGAAGTAATGTGAATTTGCCTTCTG CTCCATGTCGACACGGGGGTGATCTTCACTtggattctgattttgaatataCTGATTCTCAACTTGATCTAATTGCTACCATTACACAAGGAGGGAGACGTAATGTAAATCAATCTGGAAATGATCTGACAACTCGTGCTGTAAATAAGTCTAAACCTGATCAGTCGGTATCAAGAAATATTGTTCAGATACAAACAGATGTTGAAACTACTCCTGTAGTTTTAACACGGAAAAGGCGCCCCGCAGCTGTAAAACAGTCACCGTATAGGAATGACTGGCAATCTGGTATTAGTGCAGTTGGGGGATCCTCGAAGGTTATCAAAGGAAGATTTCCATTTGTAAATGACATTTCAGAGACGGTTGATTTTAAGCTTACGACTGCATTCTCAAACTTTGTTGAAGCAAATATGCAATTGGGAGA GGAAGTGTATTTACCTGGTGATCAAAAGCTAGAGCCTTGTTTTGACTTTGAAGTTGAACAGATTGATGATAAGACGTTTTTCCATACCTTAAACTATTCTGGCAGGCCACTCTCTAGTtcg CACTTGAATATTATATTCTACTATCTTAGGAAGAAGGCGAAATATGGAATTAATATGTCAATCAAAGTCACAACTACAGATACTCTTTTTAATAATATCATTCAAAGGGTTTTCACAGAATTTGTAAAAGGTGGGAAACAAGATCATTTGATTGATAGATCAGACGATATCATGGAGTACATGAAAGGATTTAGGATGCATTGCAACACTCCATGGCACCAG TCGAAAGCACAAAAAAGCTATTCAGAAAGTGGCAAAGGCTTATGCTGTGTTGATCCCCTATTTCTAGTTAGTATTGAATTTTATAACCAAAGAAGTGACATTGTAGTAGAAAATGGTCTGCACATGGGAAAGAAGTTGACTGATCCTTTTGATATTGAACTGATTACAAATCTGCCAACACAGCAAAATTC AGATTGTGGAGTATATGTTGCTTGCTTTGCAGAGTATATTATTGAAGATCTTCCAATCCCTGTTGCCAATTTTGATGTGGATGGTCTTCGAGCTAGGTTTGGTATACTGTTGTGGCACTATGGGAGGAACAAGCAGTTGCATGGCGAATCAAGTGAATCTGAGGCTCCAGTAGCACCTAAAAAGACTCGTGGAAAGAAACGCAAGAAGTAG
- the LOC104222701 gene encoding uncharacterized protein codes for MENIPILLQHSGEWDDNNNFINFHVDAILIKTYWKFEQLLREIAKQLQKDSKTIVIQYAIAQGYPPITICSDMSVSVYMELKKSSAGMTTLPLYILECVDERCIWRLKASSLRAPNLFKVTDFNSVHSCLTDKRFCSQKQAVSAFVAAVVQDKLVDPKTIYTPTDIQRDIQKAYGQILPLAYAIVDSENDASWEWFFVQLRETYGQREGICIVSDRHDAIWKATSIVYPEVPHCACMFHLWNNIKTNFRKSQKQIKEVYFALARAYTVEEFNRHMAELEAIDSRVKTYLMDIGYDKWSRAHSKANRTMTMTSNIAESVNAANKHARDLPVVNLLDFMTTLIQKWNYTNRKDAVESFMKIGAKYEKILADNTILSQAMTVLPSTEFLHLIIDGQTRNVVRLHERNCSCGRFQLDDIPCPHAMAAIQKFHMDSYKYCSDYYSIDYLLKTYEIPVNPLPDETTWQIPEHVSSQVVLPPKGKIKPGRLKKKRGIGGWEGNTVTCALCG; via the exons ATGGAAAATATTCCAATTCTGCTGCAACATAGTGGAGAATGGGATGAtaacaataatttcataaattttcatGTTGATGCAATTCTAATAAAGACCTATTGGAAATTTGAACAACTTCTCAGAGAAATTGCAAAGCAACTGCAAAAGGACAGTAAAACAATAGTTATTCAGTATGCTATTGCTCAAGGATATCCACCAATTACAATTTGCAGCGATATGAGTGTTAGTGTTTATATGGAATTGAAAAAATCAAGTGCAGGGATGACAACACTTCCCCT GTATATCCTTGAATGCGTGGATGAAAGATGCATTTGGAGACTTAAAGCATCAAGCCTGCGAGCACCAAATCTTTTCAAAGTGACAGATTTCAATTCTGTCCACAGTTGTTTAACTGATAAGAGATTTTGTTCACAAAAGCAAGCTGTCTCAGCTTTTGTTGCAGCTGTGGTACAAGATAAACTTGTTGACCCGAAAACCATATATACACCAACAGATATCCAGAGAGACATCCAAAAAGCATATG GACAAATTCTACCCCTCGCATATGCAATTGTTGATTCGGAAAATGATGCATCGTGGGAATGGTTCTTCGTGCAGTTGAGAGAAACTTATGGACAAAGAGAGGGAATATGCATTGTATCAGACAGGCATGATGCTATATGGAAAGCAACTTCAATTGTCTATCCAGAAGTCCCTCATTGTGCATGTATGTTCCATCTGTGGAACAACATAAAGACAAACTTCAGGAAGAGCCAAAAACAAATCAAAGAAGTATATTTTGCTTTAGCAAGAGCATACACTGTTGAAGAATTCAACAGGCATATGGCAGAGTTAGAAGCTATTGATAGTAGAGTGAAAACATACCTGATGGATATTGGATATGATAAATGGTCCCGGGCGCATTCCAAGGCAAATAGAACCATGACCATGACATCGAATATTGCGGAATCAGTAAATGCAGCAAACAAGCACGCAAGAGACCTCCCAGTTGTGAATTTGCTTGACTTTATGACAACATTGATTCAAAAATGGAATTACACCAATCGGAAGGATGCAGTGGAATCATTTATGAAGATTGGTGCAAAGTATGAAAAAATATTGGCAGATAATACTATCTTATCACAGGCGATGACG GTGTTGCCATCAACTGAATTCTTACATTTAATAATTGATGGCCAAACAAGAAATGTGGTACGCCTACATGAAAGGAACTGCAGTTGTGGGAGGTTTCAGCTAGACGATATTCCATGTCCACATGCAATGGCAGCTATACAAAAATTCCATATGGATTCATACAAGTATTGCTCGGATTACTACAGCATAGACTACTTGCTGAAAACATATGAGATACCAGTAAATCCATTGCCTGATGAAACAACGTGGCAAATTCCAGAACATGTCTCTTCGCAGGTGGTACTGCCACCAAAAGGAAAAATCAAACCAGGAAGACTTAAAAAGAAGAGAGGCATAGGAGGCTGGGAAGGAAATACAGTTACATGTGCACTATGCGGGTGA